Proteins from a genomic interval of Clostridium sp. AN503:
- a CDS encoding hemolysin family protein codes for MDDGYSGLGMILGIAAVVLIVVYLFWRYKKSKEENVTEEDIMTMVNEGHEQGVLESSEAEMITNIFEFDDKEASDIMTHRKNIIALDGSVTLKEAARFVLKEGKNSRFPVYGKDLDDIIGTVHMRDVLIHAENSQESRMALANVPGVLRPAHFIPETRNINSLFKEMQSQKIHMEIVIDEYGQTAGLVTMEDILEEIVGNILDEYDVDEEFIVHGEGDALIMSGMTPLEDAQDELKIEFPEEDLDNYDTINGLLISKLDRIPDEDEQPEVRYLGYLFSVIKVENKMIHSVRVTKQPEAEQSAEVESGEGVFEGRDKRDRDKKD; via the coding sequence ATGGACGATGGCTATTCGGGCCTGGGAATGATCCTGGGTATAGCGGCAGTCGTTTTGATTGTCGTCTATCTCTTCTGGAGATATAAAAAATCCAAAGAGGAAAACGTAACAGAAGAAGATATCATGACGATGGTCAATGAGGGACATGAGCAGGGGGTTTTAGAGTCCAGCGAGGCGGAGATGATCACCAACATTTTTGAGTTTGATGACAAGGAAGCCAGCGATATCATGACCCACCGGAAGAATATTATAGCGCTGGATGGATCTGTAACTTTAAAAGAGGCGGCCCGGTTCGTTTTGAAGGAAGGGAAGAATTCCCGTTTTCCGGTATACGGCAAGGATCTGGACGATATCATTGGCACTGTACATATGCGGGATGTGCTGATCCACGCGGAGAATTCACAGGAGTCCCGGATGGCCCTTGCCAATGTTCCAGGTGTTCTGCGACCGGCACACTTTATCCCGGAGACACGCAATATCAACTCTCTGTTCAAAGAGATGCAGTCCCAGAAGATCCATATGGAGATTGTCATAGATGAGTACGGCCAGACCGCGGGCCTGGTCACCATGGAGGATATCTTAGAAGAGATCGTGGGGAATATCCTGGACGAGTACGATGTGGACGAGGAGTTCATCGTGCATGGGGAGGGAGATGCCCTGATCATGAGCGGAATGACGCCTCTTGAGGACGCCCAGGATGAGCTTAAGATTGAATTTCCTGAGGAGGATCTGGATAACTATGATACCATCAACGGACTTTTGATCTCCAAGCTGGACCGTATCCCGGATGAGGACGAGCAGCCGGAGGTTCGGTATTTGGGTTATCTTTTCTCTGTTATCAAGGTGGAGAACAAGATGATCCATTCTGTCAGAGTGACGAAGCAGCCGGAGGCGGAGCAGAGCGCGGAGGTGGAATCCGGGGAAGGCGTTTTCGAGGGCAGGGACAAGAGAGACCGGGACAAGAAAGACTGA
- a CDS encoding MATE family efflux transporter, whose amino-acid sequence MRQMIQDTKDMLRDKTFLQKALTIAFPVAMQGMLNTIVNLVDTMMIGTLGETAIAAVGLANKVFFVFSLLVFGVVSGSGVLAAQYWGNRDVKNIRKVLGLALMISVFGALCFVVPSELQPKAVMRIFTTSEGAIAVGAAYLAVAALSYPFTAVTNTYVAMLRAVGQVKAPVIISCMTILINITFNYILIFGHFGAPAMGAVGAAVATLLARVVECTAIIGVTYYTRSPIACHVRDLFGYSQAFIRQFVSTCSPVIANEFMWGLGTTMYSLAYGRMGDNAVAAITIATTIQDIVVVLFQGLSAATAVILGHEMGGGHLKRAEKYAKNFFILQFLVTLAAMAICYGIRGNIIGMYRITPEVARDVNLCLMVFILYMPAKMFNYVNVVGVLRSGGDTRVCLFIDTSGVWFIGIPMAFIGGLYLKQAIYVVYGMVMIEEIYKAIIGYIRYRQKKWLRNLNAELQG is encoded by the coding sequence ATGAGACAGATGATACAGGATACAAAAGACATGCTGCGGGATAAGACATTTCTGCAGAAGGCGCTCACGATCGCATTCCCCGTGGCGATGCAGGGGATGTTAAACACCATCGTCAACCTGGTGGATACCATGATGATCGGGACCTTGGGTGAGACGGCGATCGCGGCGGTGGGACTGGCAAACAAGGTATTCTTTGTGTTTTCCCTGCTGGTATTCGGTGTGGTCAGCGGCTCCGGCGTGCTGGCGGCACAGTACTGGGGCAACCGGGATGTGAAGAACATCCGCAAGGTACTGGGGCTTGCACTTATGATCTCCGTTTTTGGGGCGCTTTGTTTTGTTGTTCCGTCAGAGCTGCAGCCGAAAGCGGTAATGAGGATCTTTACTACAAGTGAAGGTGCGATCGCAGTAGGAGCGGCATACCTGGCGGTAGCAGCCCTGTCCTATCCGTTTACGGCGGTCACCAATACCTATGTGGCAATGCTGCGTGCGGTGGGACAGGTGAAGGCGCCTGTGATCATAAGCTGCATGACCATTTTGATCAATATCACCTTCAACTATATCCTGATCTTCGGGCATTTCGGCGCTCCGGCCATGGGAGCCGTGGGTGCGGCGGTAGCGACGCTGTTAGCCAGGGTGGTGGAATGTACGGCGATCATTGGTGTGACTTACTATACCCGTTCTCCGATCGCCTGCCATGTGAGGGATCTGTTTGGCTACAGCCAGGCATTTATCAGACAGTTTGTCTCCACCTGCAGTCCGGTGATCGCCAACGAATTCATGTGGGGGCTTGGGACGACCATGTATTCTCTTGCCTATGGACGGATGGGAGATAACGCGGTAGCGGCTATTACCATAGCAACCACCATCCAGGACATTGTTGTGGTCCTGTTCCAGGGCCTGAGTGCAGCGACAGCTGTCATACTGGGTCACGAGATGGGCGGCGGGCATTTAAAGCGGGCGGAGAAATACGCAAAGAATTTCTTTATTCTCCAGTTTTTAGTAACGCTGGCTGCCATGGCTATCTGCTATGGGATCCGGGGAAATATCATCGGCATGTACCGGATCACCCCGGAAGTAGCCAGGGACGTGAACCTGTGCCTGATGGTATTTATCCTCTATATGCCGGCGAAGATGTTCAACTATGTCAATGTGGTGGGCGTACTCAGAAGCGGCGGTGACACCAGGGTCTGCCTGTTTATCGACACCAGCGGAGTGTGGTTTATCGGGATACCCATGGCGTTTATCGGCGGTCTGTATTTAAAACAGGCTATCTATGTGGTATATGGGATGGTGATGATCGAAGAGATATACAAAGCAATCATCGGCTATATCCGCTACCGCCAGAAGAAATGGCTCAGGAACTTAAACGCAGAACTGCAGGGCTGA
- a CDS encoding AraC family transcriptional regulator translates to MEQDYYDLQWPRDNIYLSCYAHEILNYRYHWHQTEFELDILLSGEQEFCRGTEKFIMCEDDVVLTGPGTGHASLAQKEHTSALVLRFSQAVFKPFLKKGYRFVFPQCLSTNDTRNKPEYQFLRFYAAQILDAAASGGPYASLTAKASLELLVSTLCRMFDPQMVPIRQDQGEQHQEIIHRLILYMEEHYREKITLEDLAAYFQYNRTYISTLFKHTTGINFYEYLIRIRFQEAVMELAVTDKTLTEIAIGNGFPDLKTFNKRFRDIFGYSPAQYRTRIKTANMVSRGKHRNLISATHPVVCEKLHEYLRLPDATTNTP, encoded by the coding sequence ATGGAACAGGATTATTATGATCTGCAGTGGCCCAGGGACAATATCTACTTATCGTGCTACGCCCATGAGATATTGAATTACCGCTATCACTGGCACCAGACGGAGTTTGAGCTTGATATCCTTCTGAGCGGGGAGCAGGAATTCTGCCGCGGCACGGAAAAGTTTATCATGTGCGAGGATGACGTGGTCCTGACGGGGCCGGGCACCGGACACGCCTCACTGGCACAGAAAGAACATACAAGCGCCCTGGTGCTGCGTTTTTCACAGGCAGTCTTTAAACCGTTTCTGAAAAAAGGATACCGGTTTGTCTTTCCCCAATGCCTGTCCACCAATGACACAAGAAATAAGCCAGAATATCAGTTCCTGCGCTTTTATGCCGCACAGATCCTGGACGCGGCGGCATCAGGCGGTCCCTATGCATCGCTGACCGCCAAGGCCAGCCTGGAACTTCTGGTATCAACCCTGTGCCGCATGTTTGATCCGCAGATGGTACCGATCCGGCAGGATCAGGGGGAACAGCATCAGGAGATCATACACCGGCTGATCCTCTATATGGAGGAGCATTACCGGGAGAAGATCACCCTGGAGGACCTTGCCGCCTATTTTCAATACAACCGGACCTACATCTCCACCCTGTTTAAACACACCACCGGAATTAATTTCTATGAGTACCTGATCCGGATCCGTTTCCAGGAGGCCGTCATGGAATTGGCTGTCACCGACAAGACCCTGACCGAGATAGCAATCGGGAACGGATTTCCCGATCTGAAGACATTTAATAAGCGCTTCCGCGACATCTTTGGTTATTCGCCCGCCCAGTACCGCACCCGCATAAAAACAGCGAATATGGTGTCCAGGGGAAAGCATCGGAATCTGATCTCCGCAACGCATCCTGTCGTCTGTGAAAAGCTTCATGAGTATCTGCGGCTGCCGGACGCGACCACAAATACCCCGTAA
- a CDS encoding YebC/PmpR family DNA-binding transcriptional regulator, with amino-acid sequence MSGHSKFANIKHKKERNDAAKGKIFTVIGREIAVAVKEGGADPANNSRLRDVIAKAKANNMPNDTIDRGIKKAAGDANAVNYEVLTYEGYGPNGVAIIVDTLTDNKNRTAANVRSAFTKGNGNVGAQGSVSFMFDKKGQIVIDKEECDMDPDELMMLALDAGAEDFAEEDDSYEVITDPDDFSKVREALEAEKIPMMQAEVTMIPQTWVELTDEEDIKRMNKLLDLLDDDDDVQAVYHNWDE; translated from the coding sequence ATGTCAGGACATTCAAAGTTTGCCAATATCAAACACAAAAAAGAGAGAAATGATGCTGCAAAAGGCAAGATTTTTACCGTGATCGGCCGTGAGATCGCTGTGGCTGTAAAAGAGGGCGGTGCGGACCCGGCTAACAACAGCCGTCTGCGTGATGTGATCGCCAAGGCAAAGGCCAACAACATGCCAAATGACACCATTGACCGCGGCATCAAAAAGGCCGCTGGAGATGCCAATGCAGTTAACTACGAGGTACTGACCTACGAGGGTTACGGCCCGAACGGCGTGGCGATCATCGTAGATACCCTGACCGACAACAAGAACCGTACCGCGGCTAATGTGAGAAGCGCATTTACCAAGGGCAACGGCAACGTAGGGGCACAGGGCAGCGTGTCCTTCATGTTTGACAAGAAGGGACAGATCGTTATCGACAAGGAAGAGTGCGATATGGATCCGGATGAGCTGATGATGCTGGCGCTGGATGCCGGGGCTGAGGATTTCGCCGAGGAAGATGACAGCTATGAGGTTATCACTGATCCGGATGATTTCAGCAAGGTGCGCGAAGCGCTTGAGGCGGAGAAGATCCCGATGATGCAGGCGGAAGTGACCATGATCCCGCAGACCTGGGTGGAGCTGACCGACGAGGAGGATATCAAGCGGATGAACAAGCTTCTTGATCTGCTGGATGACGACGATGACGTACAGGCGGTCTATCACAACTGGGATGAATAA